The Dasypus novemcinctus isolate mDasNov1 chromosome 12, mDasNov1.1.hap2, whole genome shotgun sequence genome includes a window with the following:
- the MFSD5 gene encoding molybdate-anion transporter, translated as MLVTAYLALVILLASCLGLELSRCRAKPPGRACSNPSFLGFQLDFYQVYFLALAADWLQAPYLYKLYQHYHFLEGQIAILYVCGLASTVLFGLVASSLVDWLGRKKSCVLFSLTYSLCCLTKLSRDYFVLLVGRALGGLSTALLFSAFEAWYIHEHLERHDFPAEWIPATFARAAFWNHVLAVVAGVAAEAVASWMGLGPVAPFIAAIPLLALAGALALHNWGENYDRQRAFSRTCAGGLRCLLSDRRVLLLGTIQALFESVIFIFVFLWTPVLDPHGAPLGIIFSSFMAASLLGSSLYRIATSKRYHLQPMHLLSLAVLIVVFSLFMLTFSTSPGQEIPVESFIAFLLIELACGLYFPSMSFLRRKVIPETEQAGVLNWFRVPLHLLACLGLLVLHDSDRKTGTRNMFSICSAVMVMALLAVVGLFTVVRHDAELRVPSPNGEPYAPEL; from the coding sequence ATGCTGGTGACAGCCTACCTCGCCTTGGTGATCCTCCTGGCCTCCTGCTTGGGGCTAGAACTGTCAAGATGCCGGGCTAAGCCCCCTGGAAGGGCCTGCAGCAATCCCTCCTTCCTTGGGTTTCAACTGGACTTCTATCAGGTCTACTTCCTGGCCCTGGCAGCTGACTGGCTCCAAGCCCCCTACCTCTATAAACTCTATCAGCATTACCACTTCCTGGAGGGTCAGATTGCCATCCTATATGTCTGTGGCCTTGCCTCCACAGTCCTCTTTGGCCTGGTAGCCTCCTCCCTCGTGGACTGGCTGGGTCGCAAGAAGTCGTGTGTCCTCTTCTCCCTCACTTACTCTCTGTGCTGCTTAACCAAACTCTCTCGGGACTACTTTGTGCTGCTGGTAGGCCGAGCGCTTGGTGGGCTGTCCACGGCCCTGCTCTTCTCAGCCTTTGAGGCCTGGTACATTCACGAGCACTTGGAGCGTCATGACTTCCCTGCTGAATGGATCCCAGCTACTTTTGCCCGGGCTGCCTTCTGGAACCATGTGCTGGCTGTAGTGGCAGGTGTGGCAGCTGAGGCTGTGGCCAGCTGGATGGGGCTGGGGCCCGTAGCACCCTTCATTGCTGCCATCCCTCTTTTGGCTCTGGCTGGGGCTTTGGCCCTTCACAACTGGGGAGAGAACTATGATCGGCAACGTGCCTTCTCAAGGACCTGTGCTGGAGGCCTGCGTTGCCTCCTGTCAGACCGCCGTGTGCTGCTTTTGGGCACCATACAAGCTCTGTTTGAGAGTGTCATCTTCATCTTTGTCTTCCTCTGGACACCTGTACTGGACCCACATGGGGCCCCACTGGGCATCATCTTCTCCAGTTTCATGGCAGCTAGTCTACTTGGTTCTTCTCTGTACCGCATTGCCACCTCCAAGAGATACCACCTTCAGCCCATGCATCTACTTTCCCTTGCTGTCCTCATCGTCGTCTTCTCCCTCTTCATGTTGACTTTCTCCACCAGTCCCGGCCAAGAGATCCCCGTGGAGTCCTTCATAGCCTTCCTACTTATTGAGCTGGCCTGTGGACTGTACTTTCCCAGCATGAGCTTCCTGCGGAGAAAGGTGATCCCCGAGACAGAGCAGGCTGGTGTACTCAACTGGTTTCGGGTGCCTCTGCACTTACTGGCCTGCCTGGGGCTCCTTGTCCTCCATGACAGTGACCGCAAAACAGGCACTCGGAACATGTTCAGCATCTGCTCTGCCGTCATGGTGATGGCACTGCTGGCAGTGGTGGGGCTCTTCACTGTGGTGAGACATGATGCTGAGCTGCGAGTGCCCTCACCCAATGGGGAGCCCTATGCCCCTGAGCTCTAA
- the LOC131280581 gene encoding sperm mitochondrial-associated cysteine-rich protein, producing the protein MDFSLGLRLGPRKKKAAHQQRTAPSGHSSLAASPCLSCPPSVCTCPCPACPPPTCPSSACPAYTAQCPSCPSLLGPPCTCPCPPCPACPSLACPHTSCVPCAGPPLACCHPSPCPIYPCTKSQAARPSSHLGCGDSCGCGRGAAWGPPGSTGPCSCCFRGQRTSRTSRGHCLIV; encoded by the coding sequence ATGGACTTCTCCCTGGGCCTTCGCTTGGGACCTCGGAAAAAGAAGGCTGCCCACCAACAACGCACTGCCCCCTCGGGGCACAGCTCACTGGCTGCCTCTCCCTGCCTCTCCTGTCCCCCCTCTGTCTGtacctgcccctgccctgcctgcccccctCCCACCTGCCCCAGTTCTGCCTGTCCCGCTTATACAGCTCAGTGCCCGTCCTGCCCCAGCCTTCTGGGCCCACcctgcacctgcccctgccctccctgccctgcctgtCCTTCCTTGGCTTGTCCCCATACCTCCTGCGTTCCCTGTGCCGGTCCACCCTTGGCCTGCTGCCACCCCTCACCTTGCCCCATTTACCCTTGCACCAAAAGCCAAGCTGCCCGCCCCAGTTCCCACTTGGGCTGTGGTGACAGCTGTGGCTGTGGCCGAGGGGCTGCCTGGGGGCCTCCGGGCTCCACTGGCCCCTGCAGCTGCTGCTTCAGGGGACAACGTACCTCTCGTACCTCTCGGGGGCACTGTCTGATAGTCTAG